Proteins encoded within one genomic window of Natranaerobius trueperi:
- a CDS encoding glycerate kinase, whose protein sequence is MKQIVCASDYFKGSLTANEACEAMKQGILKVTPDLEVKTIPISDGGEGLLESLVVSTNGTIETTKVQDPLGRTITAEYGILGDGITGVVEMARASGLLLLDLKERDPAITSTYGTGQLISKLLDKGCKKIIIGIGGSATNDGGLGLFRALGGKDLDKNNNELDGVGKELREISSLDNQKLDERVTKTKFIAACDVDNPLIGKKGAAYVFASQKGANDELVQILDKGLKNYAEIVKKDLGVTVEYQAGSGAAGGLGAGILAFLGGDLVPGIDLVLDTINFEKRINNADLVLTGEGKLDKQTSYGKVPVGVAKRTKAFQIPVIALCGEVGDGTENLHKYGINAYFSIADGPTSPNYMLENASELLSKTTEQVIRMLNLNHA, encoded by the coding sequence TTGAAACAGATTGTATGTGCATCAGACTATTTTAAAGGAAGTCTCACAGCTAATGAGGCATGTGAAGCTATGAAGCAAGGGATACTTAAAGTAACCCCTGACCTTGAAGTTAAAACAATACCTATATCAGATGGAGGAGAGGGACTTTTAGAATCATTAGTAGTATCAACAAATGGTACGATAGAAACTACTAAAGTACAAGATCCATTAGGTAGAACAATTACAGCAGAATATGGGATATTAGGTGATGGTATAACAGGTGTAGTAGAAATGGCTCGTGCTTCTGGACTTTTGCTACTAGACTTAAAAGAGAGAGATCCAGCTATTACTTCTACTTATGGAACTGGCCAGTTGATATCTAAACTTCTTGATAAAGGTTGTAAAAAAATAATTATTGGAATAGGAGGTAGTGCCACTAATGATGGTGGTTTAGGGTTGTTTAGAGCTTTAGGAGGAAAAGATTTAGATAAAAATAACAATGAATTAGATGGGGTAGGAAAAGAATTACGAGAAATATCATCTCTAGATAATCAAAAATTAGATGAAAGGGTAACAAAAACCAAGTTTATCGCAGCCTGTGATGTTGATAATCCATTAATAGGTAAAAAAGGAGCAGCTTATGTGTTCGCTTCTCAAAAGGGAGCGAATGATGAGTTAGTACAAATATTAGATAAAGGTTTAAAAAACTATGCAGAGATTGTAAAAAAAGATTTGGGAGTAACTGTAGAATATCAAGCTGGTAGTGGTGCAGCTGGTGGTTTAGGAGCAGGTATACTAGCTTTTTTAGGTGGTGATTTAGTACCAGGGATTGATCTTGTTTTAGACACTATTAATTTTGAAAAAAGGATAAACAATGCAGACTTAGTACTAACAGGAGAAGGGAAATTAGATAAACAAACTTCTTATGGAAAAGTTCCGGTAGGTGTAGCAAAAAGAACAAAAGCATTTCAAATTCCTGTAATAGCCTTATGTGGAGAGGTGGGTGACGGAACCGAAAATCTTCATAAGTATGGTATTAATGCATATTTTTCTATAGCTGATGGTCCCACCTCACCAAATTACATGTTAGAAAATGCTTCTGAATTACTTAGTAAAACTACAGAACAAGTGATTAGAATGCTTAACTTAAACCATGCTTAG
- a CDS encoding TIGR03905 family TSCPD domain-containing protein: protein MKNYNYKTKGVCSKQISVSVDENNIITDVSFVSGCPGTLQGLSKLAVGMNAEDVIKKLHGISCKGKETSCPDQLSKALQEYLNLNEQEELA from the coding sequence ATGAAAAATTATAATTATAAAACAAAAGGAGTTTGTAGTAAACAAATATCAGTCTCTGTAGATGAAAATAATATTATCACAGATGTTTCTTTTGTTTCTGGATGTCCTGGTACTCTACAAGGTCTTTCTAAGTTAGCTGTTGGAATGAATGCTGAAGATGTTATTAAAAAGTTACATGGTATCTCTTGTAAAGGTAAAGAAACTTCTTGTCCTGATCAGCTCAGTAAAGCTTTACAGGAATATCTTAATTTAAACGAACAGGAGGAGCTAGCTTGA
- a CDS encoding GNAT family N-acetyltransferase, producing the protein MKLITKKFDQLTLDELYQIIRTRINVFVVEQNCPFEECDNLDQVAIHCFYYKKGTIQAYARIIPPGEEFLEASIGRVLTNHESRGTGLGLQLMEDLIRYMDNIGYKEIRINAQKYLEEFYQKFGFKTVSNTFLIDGIDHLEMLRE; encoded by the coding sequence ATGAAATTAATTACTAAAAAATTTGATCAATTGACCTTAGATGAGCTGTATCAAATTATTAGAACACGAATAAATGTTTTTGTGGTAGAACAAAATTGTCCATTTGAAGAATGTGATAATTTAGACCAAGTAGCAATACATTGCTTTTACTATAAAAAGGGAACTATACAGGCCTATGCTCGGATTATACCACCAGGAGAAGAGTTTCTAGAAGCCTCAATAGGTAGAGTTCTAACTAATCATGAAAGTAGGGGTACAGGTTTAGGCTTGCAACTTATGGAGGATTTAATCCGGTATATGGATAATATTGGGTATAAAGAAATAAGAATAAATGCTCAAAAATATCTAGAGGAATTTTATCAAAAGTTTGGATTTAAAACAGTTTCAAATACTTTTTTGATTGATGGTATTGACCATTTAGAAATGTTACGTGAATAA
- a CDS encoding hydroxyacylglutathione hydrolase family protein, translating into MKVLQLKCPHRAKNFSYLLYSDNNKECAVVDPSFCDELLITKITEKKLQPRYIINTHPHHDHTFGNEAILNLFTKAQIVSFKPNDQFKDQTITVKDKDTLYIAEHPIQILHTPGHTQEDICLFFDGKLITGDVLFVGKVGGTVDKENAFIQFESLNRLMKLPGNTIVYPGHDYGDKPTTTIENEKENNPFCSRLTSFNDFYWLKENWKEFKTKHGLS; encoded by the coding sequence TTGAAAGTCTTACAGTTAAAATGTCCACATAGAGCTAAAAACTTTAGTTATTTGCTCTATTCTGATAATAATAAAGAATGTGCAGTAGTAGATCCTTCTTTTTGTGATGAGTTATTAATAACTAAGATTACAGAAAAAAAGCTACAACCTAGGTATATAATTAATACACATCCTCACCATGACCACACTTTTGGTAATGAAGCAATACTGAACCTATTTACAAAAGCTCAAATAGTATCTTTTAAACCAAATGACCAATTTAAAGATCAAACAATAACAGTAAAAGATAAAGACACACTTTATATTGCAGAACACCCTATACAAATATTACATACACCCGGTCATACTCAAGAAGATATTTGTCTTTTCTTTGATGGTAAACTAATAACAGGTGATGTATTATTTGTTGGGAAAGTGGGCGGTACAGTTGATAAAGAAAATGCTTTTATTCAATTTGAAAGCTTAAATAGATTAATGAAGTTACCTGGTAACACTATTGTTTATCCAGGCCATGACTATGGCGATAAACCAACCACAACTATTGAGAATGAAAAAGAAAACAACCCTTTTTGTTCTAGACTAACTAGTTTTAATGATTTTTATTGGTTAAAAGAAAACTGGAAAGAATTTAAAACTAAGCATGGTTTAAGTTAA